In one window of Henckelia pumila isolate YLH828 chromosome 1, ASM3356847v2, whole genome shotgun sequence DNA:
- the LOC140894334 gene encoding uncharacterized protein, producing the protein MAANSQQFGTIRSDHAPRRGNEVNVSSLEQQLTELTSFVRQMAVWNGQTVKVCGICNAMGHATDMCPTLQEESFEHVNATGGFPGPPQRKYDPYSSTYNPGWKDHPNLRYRNQQGNQPGPQAPQQHQAYRPPYPPQPQRPQVPTPGEFLENIVKDLATNIVTFQHETRASIQHLNTQVGQLATAISRLEAQHSNALPSLTVVNPRENVSAITLRSGRELKVHEEEVQTPVKKEEVEESKIGVIEDVFVQVGNLIFPADFYVLDMKNNDLNCPTLLGRPFLKTSKSIIDVDNGTLTMEFVGEIAKFNIFDTLKNPSCESDVNILDVNDHLSQGQKKFVIEDKLKEIVVRPAENSNSKIFLSDLQASKTEPKLPLDRSKGIPKKYKKRKHETKLTRKLLKWVKVDNGTRYEPP; encoded by the exons atggctgccaattctcaacaatttggaacCATCAGGAGTGATCATGCGCCCAGACGGGGcaatgaggtaaatgtttcttcccttgaacaacaattgactgAACTGACGTCTTttgtgcgtcaaatggctgtATGGAATGGACAAACGGTGAAAGTTTGTGGAATTTGCAATGCGATGGGGCACGctactgacatgtgtcccacacttcaagaggagTCGTTCGAACATGTGAATGCTACTGGTGGTTTTCCTGGACCTCCACAGCGGAAGTATGATCCATACTCCAGcacatacaatcctggctggaaggatcatccaaatctgagaTACCGAAACCAACAGGGAAATCAGCCTGGGCCTCAGGCACCTCAGCAAcatcaagcttataggccaccgtatcctccACAACCACAACGTCCTCAAGTTCCAACGCCTGGTGAGTTTCTAGAAaacattgttaaggatcttgctactaataTTGTAACTTTTCAACATGAAActcgagcaagtatccaacactTGAACACTCAGGTGGGGCAGTTGGCAACAGCAATAAGCAGGTTGGAAGCACAACATTCCAATGCTTTGCCATCACTGACAGTGGTGAACCCAAGAGAGAACGTGAGTGCCATAACTTTGAGGAGTGGAAGAGAGTTGAAGGTCCATGAGGAGGAGGTTCAAACACCGGTAAAGAAGGAAGAGGTGGAGGAATCCAAAAT AGGAGTGATAGAGGATGTTTTTGTGCAAGTTGGTAATTTGATTTTTCCTGCTGATTTCTATgtgcttgatatgaaaaataatgatttgaatTGCCCAACTTTGCTCgggagaccatttttgaaaacttcaaagTCTATCATAGATGTTGATAAtggtactctcactatggaatttgttGGGGAAATTgctaagtttaatatttttgataccttGAAAAATCCTAGTTGTGAAAGTGATGTTAATATTCTTGATGTCAATGATCACTTATCACAAGGACAAAAGAAGTTTGTAATTGAGGATAAGTTGAAGGAGATTGTTGTAAGACCTGCTGAGAATTCGAATTCTAAAATTTTTCTTTCTGATTTGCAGGCATCTAAAACTGAGCCGAAACTTCCTCTAGATAGATCAAAAGGAATCCCCAAGAAATACAAGAAGAGAAAGCATGAGACGAAATTAACTAGAAAATTACtcaagtgggtgaaggtggacaaTGGAACTAGATATGAACCACCTTGA